A single Streptomyces sannanensis DNA region contains:
- a CDS encoding Crp/Fnr family transcriptional regulator has product MDDVLRRAPLFAALDDEQAAELRASMSEVTLARGDALFHEGDPGDRLYVVTEGKVKLHRTSPDGRENMLAVLGPGELIGELSLFDPGPRTATATALTEVKLLGLGHGDLQPWLNARPEVASALLRAVARRLRKTNDQMSDLVFSDVPGRVARALLDLSRRFGVQSEEGIHVVHDLTQEELAQLVGASRETVNKALADFAQRGWLRLEARAVILLDVERLAKRSR; this is encoded by the coding sequence GTGGACGACGTTCTGCGGCGCGCCCCGCTCTTCGCGGCGCTCGATGACGAGCAGGCCGCGGAGCTCCGCGCCTCGATGAGTGAGGTGACTCTCGCACGCGGTGACGCACTCTTCCACGAGGGCGACCCGGGCGACCGTCTCTACGTGGTCACCGAGGGCAAGGTCAAGCTCCACCGCACCTCCCCCGACGGCCGCGAGAACATGCTGGCCGTCCTCGGTCCCGGTGAGCTGATCGGCGAGCTGTCCCTCTTCGACCCGGGCCCGCGCACCGCCACCGCGACCGCGCTCACCGAGGTCAAGCTGCTCGGCCTCGGCCACGGCGACCTCCAGCCCTGGCTGAACGCCCGCCCCGAGGTGGCCTCCGCCCTGCTGCGCGCCGTCGCCCGCCGGCTGCGCAAGACCAACGACCAGATGTCCGACCTGGTCTTCTCCGACGTTCCGGGCCGTGTCGCCCGGGCGCTCCTCGACCTGTCGCGCCGCTTCGGCGTGCAGTCGGAGGAGGGCATCCACGTCGTCCACGACCTGACCCAGGAGGAGCTGGCCCAGCTCGTCGGCGCCTCCCGCGAGACGGTCAACAAGGCCCTGGCGGACTTCGCCCAGCGCGGCTGGCTGCGCCTGGAGGCGCGTGCCGTGATCCTGCTGGACGTAGAACGCCTCGCGAAGCGCTCGCGCTAG
- a CDS encoding RidA family protein — MSAVVEAKLAELGLTLPEVVPPLAAYQPAVQSGPYIYTSGQLPMVDGKLPVTGKVGAEVTPEEAKDLARTCALNALAAVKSVAGDLDRIARVVKVVGFVASASDFTGQPAVVNGASELLGEVLGDKGVHARSAVGVAVLPLDAPVEVEIQVELVQG; from the coding sequence ATGAGCGCCGTAGTAGAAGCCAAGCTCGCCGAGCTGGGGCTGACCCTGCCCGAGGTCGTGCCGCCGCTGGCCGCCTACCAGCCGGCCGTGCAGTCGGGCCCGTACATCTACACCTCCGGCCAGCTCCCGATGGTGGACGGCAAGCTTCCGGTCACCGGCAAGGTCGGTGCCGAGGTGACCCCGGAGGAGGCCAAGGACCTGGCGCGTACCTGCGCGCTGAACGCGCTGGCGGCCGTGAAGTCGGTCGCGGGCGACCTGGACCGTATCGCCCGAGTCGTGAAGGTCGTCGGTTTTGTCGCGTCGGCCTCGGACTTCACCGGCCAGCCGGCCGTCGTCAACGGCGCCAGCGAACTGCTGGGCGAGGTCCTCGGCGACAAGGGCGTGCACGCCCGCAGCGCGGTCGGCGTCGCGGTGCTGCCGCTGGACGCGCCGGTCGAGGTCGAGATCCAGGTCGAGCTCGTCCAGGGCTGA
- a CDS encoding phage holin family protein codes for MSDPGNTTAAAGTDRSLGQLVASATAEMSALVHDEIALAKAELREDVRRGAIGGISLGIAGVFALFALPVLSFAAAYGIHNLGLALAWSFLIVGAAYLVLAAVLVLVAVNKFKKVKPPERSIASAKETASVLQSVKPHPRPASQAILDKGTTQHKAVTDQPGPVARSSV; via the coding sequence ATGAGCGACCCCGGCAACACCACGGCGGCGGCCGGCACCGACCGCTCGCTCGGCCAGTTGGTCGCCTCGGCGACTGCCGAGATGTCCGCATTGGTGCACGACGAGATCGCCCTGGCCAAGGCCGAACTGCGGGAGGACGTCAGACGCGGTGCCATCGGCGGTATCTCCCTCGGGATCGCCGGAGTGTTCGCGCTCTTCGCGCTGCCCGTGCTGAGCTTCGCCGCCGCGTACGGCATCCACAACCTGGGCCTGGCCCTCGCCTGGTCGTTCCTGATCGTGGGCGCCGCGTACCTGGTGCTGGCCGCCGTGCTGGTGCTGGTCGCCGTCAACAAGTTCAAGAAGGTCAAGCCGCCGGAGCGGTCCATCGCCTCCGCCAAGGAGACCGCCTCGGTGCTCCAGAGCGTCAAGCCCCACCCACGCCCGGCCTCGCAGGCGATCCTCGACAAGGGGACCACCCAGCACAAAGCGGTCACCGACCAGCCCGGCCCTGTGGCACGCTCGTCCGTATGA
- a CDS encoding ArsA family ATPase translates to MSRLQVVSGKGGTGKTTVAAALALALATEGRRTLLVEVEGRQGIAQLFETEALPYEERRIAVAPGGGEVYALAIDPELALLDYLQMFYKLGGAGRALKKLGAIDFATTIAPGLRDVLLTGKACEAVRRKNKRGRYSYDYVVMDAPPTGRITRFLNVNDEVAGLARIGPIHNQAQAVMRVLKSPETAVHLVTLLEEMPVQETADGVAELHEAALPVGNVFVNMIRPHILDEEAVRAAANDHRAAVAAALSRAGVRGGKQLVGPLLEQAAEHAQRVELEREQRTVLSGLGLPSYELPLIGEGVDLAGLHELATELRKQGVGS, encoded by the coding sequence GTGAGCAGGCTCCAGGTCGTCAGCGGAAAAGGCGGTACCGGAAAGACCACGGTGGCCGCGGCACTCGCGCTCGCCCTCGCGACGGAGGGCAGACGCACCCTCCTCGTCGAGGTCGAGGGCCGGCAGGGCATCGCGCAGCTCTTCGAGACGGAAGCCCTTCCGTACGAGGAGCGCAGAATCGCGGTCGCCCCGGGCGGCGGGGAGGTGTACGCCCTCGCCATCGATCCCGAACTGGCGCTGCTCGACTACCTCCAGATGTTCTACAAGCTCGGCGGAGCCGGCCGCGCGCTGAAGAAACTGGGCGCGATCGACTTCGCCACGACCATCGCACCGGGCCTGCGGGACGTACTCCTCACCGGCAAGGCCTGCGAGGCGGTGCGCCGCAAGAACAAACGCGGCCGGTACTCCTACGACTACGTCGTCATGGACGCCCCACCCACCGGACGCATCACCCGATTCCTCAATGTGAACGACGAGGTGGCGGGCCTCGCCAGGATCGGCCCGATACACAATCAGGCCCAGGCCGTCATGCGGGTCCTCAAGTCGCCCGAAACCGCAGTGCACTTGGTGACCCTGCTGGAGGAGATGCCGGTCCAGGAGACCGCCGACGGTGTCGCCGAGCTGCACGAGGCCGCGCTCCCGGTCGGCAATGTCTTCGTCAATATGATCCGCCCGCACATCCTCGACGAGGAGGCGGTACGCGCCGCGGCCAACGACCACCGGGCCGCCGTGGCCGCCGCGCTCTCCCGGGCCGGTGTACGCGGCGGCAAGCAGCTGGTCGGTCCGCTGCTCGAACAGGCCGCGGAACACGCCCAGCGGGTCGAGCTGGAGCGCGAGCAGCGGACCGTTCTGTCCGGGCTCGGTCTTCCTTCCTACGAACTCCCGCTGATCGGCGAGGGAGTGGACCTGGCCGGTCTCCATGAACTGGCGACGGAACTGCGCAAGCAAGGGGTGGGCTCATGA
- a CDS encoding CoA pyrophosphatase yields the protein MTHASETYDGDVAVTAEGLPEWLTPVARAAEDVEPEQLSRFLPPEGGGGRQSAVLVLFGEGERGPELLLMERASQLRSHGGQPAFPGGALDPGDGDPRTTGPLRAALREAQEETGLDPRGVQIFAVLPRLFIPVSDFVVTPVLGWWRRPSPVGAVDPAETARVFTAPVVDLTDPANRATVVHPSGHQGPAFLVESALVWGFTAGVIDRILHFSGWERPWDRTRKVPLDRHA from the coding sequence ATGACGCACGCGAGTGAGACATACGACGGCGACGTGGCCGTCACGGCCGAGGGGCTGCCCGAGTGGCTGACCCCGGTGGCTCGCGCCGCCGAGGACGTGGAGCCGGAGCAGCTGAGCCGCTTCCTTCCGCCCGAGGGCGGCGGCGGGCGCCAGTCCGCCGTGCTGGTCCTCTTCGGAGAGGGCGAGCGGGGCCCCGAGCTGCTGCTCATGGAGCGGGCCAGCCAGTTGCGTTCGCACGGCGGCCAGCCCGCGTTCCCCGGCGGGGCGCTCGACCCCGGGGACGGAGACCCTCGCACCACCGGGCCGCTGCGGGCCGCGCTGCGCGAGGCCCAGGAGGAAACCGGGCTCGACCCCAGGGGCGTCCAGATCTTCGCGGTGCTGCCCCGGCTGTTCATCCCGGTGAGCGACTTCGTCGTCACCCCCGTCCTCGGCTGGTGGCGCCGGCCCAGCCCGGTCGGGGCCGTGGATCCGGCCGAGACGGCCCGGGTCTTCACTGCGCCCGTGGTGGACCTCACGGACCCGGCCAACCGTGCGACGGTTGTGCACCCGAGCGGTCATCAGGGCCCGGCTTTTCTGGTCGAATCCGCCCTGGTATGGGGTTTCACCGCAGGTGTGATCGACCGGATTCTGCACTTCTCCGGCTGGGAACGCCCCTGGGACCGGACCAGGAAAGTCCCGCTCGACCGGCACGCATGA
- a CDS encoding NUDIX hydrolase — protein MANGQWYPPEWPDRIRALARGELTPAAPKRAATVMLLRDSVAGPAVHMLRRRASMAFAGGAYAYPGGGVDPRDDAHGVGWAGPSREAWADRLGVDPASAQAIVCAAVRETYEEAGVLLAGETPDTVVGDTTGEDWEADRLALVGRELSFADFLERRGLVLRSDLLGAWARWITPEFEPRRYDTWFFVAALPEGQRTRNASTEADRTVWIRPPEAAERYDRGELLMMPPTISTLRQLTPYDAAAKALSAAADRDLTPVLAQARLEGEKLVLSWPGHDEFTKHVPTEGA, from the coding sequence ATGGCGAATGGTCAGTGGTATCCGCCCGAGTGGCCCGACAGGATCCGCGCGCTTGCTCGCGGTGAGCTCACCCCCGCGGCCCCCAAACGGGCCGCGACGGTGATGCTGCTGCGTGACTCCGTGGCCGGTCCTGCCGTACACATGCTGCGCAGACGCGCCTCCATGGCCTTTGCCGGGGGCGCGTACGCGTATCCGGGCGGCGGTGTCGACCCGCGCGACGACGCCCACGGCGTCGGCTGGGCCGGGCCCTCGCGGGAGGCATGGGCGGACCGGCTGGGTGTGGACCCGGCGTCCGCGCAGGCCATCGTGTGCGCGGCGGTGCGCGAGACATACGAGGAGGCGGGCGTTCTGCTCGCCGGCGAGACCCCGGACACCGTGGTCGGCGACACGACCGGCGAGGACTGGGAGGCCGACCGCCTGGCGCTGGTCGGCCGGGAACTGTCCTTCGCGGACTTCCTGGAACGGCGCGGTCTGGTGCTGCGGTCCGATCTGCTGGGCGCGTGGGCCCGATGGATCACCCCGGAGTTCGAGCCGCGCCGCTACGACACCTGGTTCTTCGTGGCCGCGCTGCCCGAGGGTCAGCGCACTCGCAATGCCTCGACGGAGGCCGACCGCACGGTGTGGATCCGGCCCCCGGAGGCCGCAGAGCGGTACGACAGGGGTGAGCTGCTGATGATGCCGCCGACCATCTCCACGCTGCGGCAGCTGACGCCGTACGACGCGGCCGCGAAGGCCCTCTCGGCCGCGGCGGACCGGGATCTGACGCCCGTGCTCGCGCAGGCCCGGCTGGAGGGCGAGAAGCTGGTGCTCAGCTGGCCCGGCCACGACGAGTTCACCAAGCACGTCCCCACGGAAGGCGCCTGA
- a CDS encoding 6-phospho-beta-glucosidase — translation MRLTVLGGGGFRVPLVYGALLRDRAPGRITHVTLHDLDAGRLAVVRRVLAEQAHDVPDAPEVTATTDLHPALRGADFVFSAIRVGGLEGRAADERIALAEGVLGQETVGAGGVAYGLRTVPVAELIARRIAALAPEAWVVNFTNPAGLVTEAMARHLGDRVIGICDSPVGLARRVARVLGVADPASVRLDYSGLNHLGWLRGLYVGADGAEENLLPRLFADDALLTSFEEGRLFGADWLRSLGTVPNEYLHYYYFTREAVTAYSRAEQTRGAYLLGRQARFYDEMARGGSGALAAWDRTRAEREATYMSENRQVSGAGERAADDLESGGYENVALALMRAIARGETATLVLNVRNGATIGVLDSDAVVEVPCLVDASGPRPLPVSQPAGHETGLIAAVKAVERCVLEAAESGSAQSAVKAFALHPLVDSVQVARRLLAGYQEAHPGLAYLR, via the coding sequence GTGAGGCTCACGGTCCTCGGCGGCGGCGGCTTCCGCGTGCCCCTCGTGTACGGCGCGCTGCTGCGCGACCGTGCGCCCGGCCGTATCACCCATGTCACCCTCCACGACCTCGACGCCGGACGGCTTGCCGTCGTCCGGCGGGTCCTGGCCGAACAGGCCCACGACGTCCCCGACGCGCCGGAGGTGACGGCCACCACCGATCTCCACCCGGCGCTGCGCGGCGCCGATTTCGTCTTCTCGGCGATCCGCGTCGGCGGTCTGGAGGGCCGCGCCGCCGATGAGCGCATCGCGCTCGCCGAGGGCGTGCTGGGTCAGGAGACGGTCGGCGCGGGCGGGGTCGCGTACGGGCTGCGAACCGTGCCCGTGGCGGAGCTGATCGCCCGTCGGATCGCCGCGCTCGCCCCCGAGGCCTGGGTCGTCAACTTCACCAACCCGGCAGGCCTGGTCACCGAGGCCATGGCCCGGCACCTGGGCGACCGCGTCATCGGCATCTGCGATTCGCCGGTGGGCCTGGCCCGCCGGGTCGCCCGGGTGCTCGGCGTCGCCGACCCCGCCTCCGTACGCCTCGACTATTCCGGACTCAACCATCTGGGCTGGCTGCGCGGACTGTATGTCGGAGCGGACGGCGCCGAGGAGAACCTGCTGCCGCGCCTGTTCGCCGACGACGCCCTCCTCACCTCCTTCGAGGAGGGCAGGCTCTTCGGCGCCGACTGGCTGCGCTCCCTCGGCACGGTGCCCAACGAATACCTGCACTACTACTACTTCACCCGCGAGGCCGTGACGGCGTACAGCCGAGCCGAGCAGACCCGCGGTGCGTATCTGCTGGGCCGGCAGGCGCGTTTCTACGACGAGATGGCCCGCGGCGGCTCCGGGGCACTGGCGGCCTGGGACCGCACCCGCGCCGAGCGCGAGGCCACCTACATGTCGGAGAACCGGCAGGTCTCGGGCGCGGGCGAGCGTGCCGCGGACGATCTGGAGTCGGGCGGGTACGAGAACGTCGCCCTCGCCCTGATGCGGGCCATCGCGCGCGGCGAGACGGCCACACTCGTCCTCAATGTGCGCAACGGCGCGACGATCGGCGTACTGGACTCCGACGCGGTCGTCGAGGTGCCGTGCCTGGTCGACGCCTCGGGGCCGCGCCCGCTGCCCGTCTCACAGCCGGCCGGCCACGAGACGGGCCTGATCGCCGCGGTGAAGGCGGTGGAGCGGTGCGTACTCGAGGCTGCCGAGTCCGGCTCCGCACAGTCGGCGGTGAAGGCGTTCGCCCTGCATCCGCTGGTCGACTCCGTACAGGTGGCACGACGCCTGCTCGCCGGCTACCAGGAGGCGCACCCGGGGCTCGCGTACCTCCGCTAG
- a CDS encoding SPFH domain-containing protein: MFVLAVILFIAAAVLFFVGRSNDATKLKLGAAGAVIAGLFFVIASCVTVISAYEVGVPVTFGKVGSPMTSGIQFTSPFTSVTNFSTRPVDLNLSDKDVVEVRSSQGGVMYAEVTVKWSVIPSKAVELYKLAGSESAIQQRLVYPDSREIVRNVFARHTSEEGYSSAREKINGEIADLIKERLAPRGIAVTTVNLRNVKPSDQLQDQIDRKIQQQQATERATEAARTAAAEAERRRIEADGIAKANKILNESLTDKVLLNQCIEAYKEASAKNPVYAVPCGSGGGNPLIVDGSKR, translated from the coding sequence GTGTTCGTACTGGCCGTCATTCTGTTCATCGCCGCGGCGGTGCTGTTCTTCGTCGGACGCTCGAACGACGCCACGAAGCTGAAACTGGGCGCCGCGGGCGCGGTGATCGCGGGGCTGTTCTTCGTGATCGCCAGCTGTGTGACCGTGATCAGCGCCTATGAGGTGGGTGTACCGGTGACCTTCGGCAAGGTCGGGTCGCCGATGACCTCCGGCATACAGTTCACCTCGCCGTTCACCTCCGTCACCAACTTCTCCACCCGGCCGGTGGACCTCAATCTGTCCGACAAGGACGTGGTCGAGGTGCGCTCCTCGCAGGGCGGGGTGATGTACGCGGAGGTGACCGTGAAGTGGTCGGTGATCCCGTCCAAGGCGGTGGAGCTGTACAAGCTCGCGGGCAGCGAGTCGGCGATCCAGCAGCGGCTGGTCTACCCGGACAGCCGGGAGATCGTGCGCAACGTCTTCGCCCGTCACACCAGCGAGGAGGGCTACTCCTCGGCCCGGGAGAAGATCAACGGTGAGATCGCCGACCTGATCAAGGAGCGGCTGGCGCCGCGCGGAATCGCCGTCACCACCGTCAACCTGCGCAATGTGAAGCCCTCGGACCAGCTCCAGGACCAGATCGACCGCAAGATCCAGCAGCAGCAGGCCACCGAGCGGGCCACCGAGGCGGCCCGTACGGCCGCGGCGGAGGCCGAGCGTCGGCGGATCGAGGCGGACGGCATCGCCAAGGCCAACAAGATCCTGAACGAATCGCTCACCGACAAGGTCCTGCTGAACCAGTGCATCGAGGCCTACAAGGAGGCCTCCGCCAAGAACCCCGTGTACGCCGTGCCGTGCGGCTCGGGCGGCGGCAACCCGCTGATCGTGGACGGCAGCAAGCGCTGA
- the nth gene encoding endonuclease III, which produces MSNTPVRAQAKGAGRVTAGRNSAVGEQAATKSKKAAKATKSSAKPESRLAMVRRARRINRELAEVYPYAHPELDFENPFQLLVATVLSAQTTDLRVNQTTPALFARFPTPEELAAANPEEVEELIRPTGFFRAKTKSITGLAAAIRDDFGGEVPGRLEDLVKLPGVGRKTAFVVLGNAFGVPGLTVDTHFQRLVRRWKWTEQEDPEKIEAEIAAIFPKSEWTMLSHRVIFHGRRICHARKPACGACPIAHLCPAYGEGETDPDKAKKLLKYEMGGMPGQRLKPPAGYPGRPAPPLGAAG; this is translated from the coding sequence GTGTCCAATACGCCGGTGAGAGCGCAGGCCAAGGGGGCCGGACGAGTGACCGCAGGCCGTAATTCCGCTGTGGGCGAACAGGCGGCGACGAAGTCGAAGAAAGCCGCAAAAGCGACAAAATCCTCCGCCAAGCCCGAATCCCGGCTGGCGATGGTCCGCCGAGCCCGCCGGATCAACCGTGAGCTCGCCGAGGTGTATCCGTACGCCCACCCCGAGCTGGACTTCGAGAACCCCTTCCAGCTGCTGGTCGCGACCGTTCTGTCGGCGCAGACGACCGACCTGAGGGTCAACCAGACCACCCCCGCGCTCTTCGCCCGCTTCCCCACGCCCGAGGAGCTCGCCGCGGCGAACCCGGAGGAGGTCGAGGAGCTCATCAGGCCCACCGGCTTCTTCCGCGCCAAGACCAAGTCGATCACGGGCCTTGCGGCGGCGATCAGGGACGACTTCGGCGGCGAGGTCCCCGGCCGCCTCGAGGACCTGGTCAAGCTGCCCGGCGTGGGCCGCAAGACGGCGTTCGTCGTGCTCGGCAATGCCTTCGGAGTGCCCGGGCTCACCGTCGACACCCACTTCCAGCGACTCGTCCGCCGCTGGAAGTGGACGGAGCAGGAGGACCCGGAAAAGATCGAGGCGGAGATCGCAGCGATCTTCCCCAAGAGCGAGTGGACCATGCTCTCGCACCGGGTGATCTTCCACGGCCGCCGCATCTGCCACGCCCGCAAGCCGGCCTGCGGCGCCTGCCCGATCGCGCATCTGTGCCCCGCGTATGGAGAGGGCGAGACCGACCCGGACAAGGCGAAGAAGCTTCTGAAGTACGAGATGGGGGGTATGCCCGGCCAGCGCCTGAAGCCCCCGGCCGGCTACCCCGGCCGCCCGGCCCCGCCGCTGGGCGCCGCCGGGTGA
- a CDS encoding MBL fold metallo-hydrolase: protein MTDAAALPGQPRGGVLSGPATARAVNVLAPNPSAMTLDGTNTWIVSEPDSDLAVVVDPGPLDEGHLRNVIATAEKAGKRVALTLLTHGHPDHAEGAARFAELTDTPVRALDPALRLGDEGLAAGDVVGVGGLEMRVVPTPGHTADSLCFHLPADRAVLTGDTVLGRGTTVVAHPDGRLGDYLDSLRRLRSLTVDDGVRTVLPGHGPVLDDAQGAVEFYLAHRAHRLAQVETAVENGHTTPAAVVAHVYADVDRSLWPAAELSVRAQMEYLKEHGLI, encoded by the coding sequence ATGACCGACGCAGCCGCGCTGCCCGGGCAGCCCCGCGGTGGGGTGCTGTCCGGGCCTGCCACCGCCCGCGCCGTCAATGTCCTCGCGCCGAACCCCTCCGCGATGACGCTCGACGGCACCAACACCTGGATCGTCTCCGAGCCGGACTCCGACCTGGCGGTCGTCGTCGACCCGGGCCCGCTCGACGAGGGACACCTCCGGAACGTCATCGCCACCGCCGAGAAGGCCGGCAAGCGCGTCGCGCTGACCCTGCTCACCCACGGCCACCCGGACCACGCCGAGGGCGCGGCCCGTTTCGCCGAGCTGACGGACACACCCGTACGTGCCCTGGACCCGGCGCTGCGGCTCGGCGACGAGGGGCTGGCCGCCGGTGACGTCGTCGGGGTCGGCGGCCTGGAGATGCGCGTCGTGCCGACTCCCGGGCACACCGCGGACTCGCTCTGCTTCCACCTCCCGGCGGACCGGGCGGTGCTGACGGGGGACACGGTCCTCGGCCGGGGTACGACGGTCGTGGCGCACCCCGACGGGCGGCTCGGCGACTACCTTGACTCGCTGCGTCGGCTGCGCTCCCTCACCGTCGACGACGGCGTCCGCACGGTCCTGCCCGGCCACGGTCCGGTGCTCGACGACGCCCAGGGGGCGGTCGAGTTCTACCTCGCGCACCGCGCCCACCGTCTCGCCCAGGTCGAGACGGCCGTCGAGAACGGTCACACCACCCCGGCGGCCGTGGTGGCCCATGTCTACGCCGATGTGGACCGTTCGCTGTGGCCCGCGGCCGAGCTGTCGGTGCGGGCGCAGATGGAGTATCTGAAGGAGCACGGCCTGATCTGA
- a CDS encoding MarP family serine protease, with protein sequence MNVLDILLLVAAVWFAVVGYRQGFVVGILSVIGFLGGGLVAVYLLPFLWDQLTDGAKVSATAAIVAVVVVIVCASVGQALTTHLGSRLRGHIKWSPARVLDAAGGSLVNVLAMLLVAWLIGTLLARTSLPTLGKEVRSSKVLLGVSRVLPEQANTWFADFSSVLAQNGFPQVFSPFANEPITEVQAPDPALENSPVAQVAKQSIVKVMGTAPSCGKVLEGTGFVFDERRVMTNAHVVGGVDEPTVQIGGEGRRYDAKVVLYDWERDIAVLDVPDLKAPALQFTESDAHSGDSAIVAGFPENGSYDVRAARVRGRINANGPDIYHHGTVQRDVYSLYATVRQGNSGGPLLTPDGKVYGVVFAKSLDDADTGYALTADEVREDIERGRTANQQVDSQECAL encoded by the coding sequence GTGAACGTGCTCGACATCCTGTTGCTGGTGGCCGCCGTGTGGTTTGCGGTCGTCGGTTACCGCCAGGGCTTCGTCGTCGGCATCCTGTCGGTGATCGGTTTCCTCGGCGGCGGTCTGGTCGCCGTCTATCTGCTGCCCTTTCTCTGGGACCAGCTGACCGACGGGGCCAAGGTCTCGGCCACGGCCGCCATAGTCGCCGTCGTCGTCGTGATCGTCTGCGCCTCGGTCGGACAGGCCCTCACCACCCACCTCGGCAGCAGACTCCGCGGCCACATCAAATGGTCGCCGGCCCGTGTCCTGGACGCGGCCGGCGGCTCGTTGGTGAACGTGCTGGCCATGCTGCTGGTCGCCTGGCTCATCGGCACTCTGCTCGCTCGAACCTCACTGCCCACCCTCGGCAAGGAGGTCCGCAGCTCCAAGGTGCTCCTGGGCGTCTCCCGAGTGCTTCCCGAGCAGGCGAACACCTGGTTCGCGGACTTCTCCTCCGTGCTCGCGCAGAACGGCTTCCCACAGGTCTTCAGTCCGTTCGCCAACGAGCCGATCACCGAGGTCCAGGCTCCCGACCCGGCCCTCGAGAACAGCCCGGTCGCGCAGGTGGCCAAGCAGTCCATCGTCAAGGTCATGGGCACCGCCCCCAGCTGCGGCAAGGTCCTCGAAGGCACCGGCTTCGTCTTCGACGAGCGCCGGGTGATGACCAACGCCCATGTCGTCGGCGGCGTCGACGAGCCGACCGTCCAGATAGGGGGCGAGGGCAGGCGGTACGACGCCAAGGTCGTCCTCTACGACTGGGAGCGCGACATCGCCGTCCTGGACGTCCCGGACCTGAAGGCGCCCGCGCTCCAGTTCACCGAGAGCGACGCACACAGCGGCGACAGCGCCATCGTCGCCGGCTTCCCCGAGAACGGCTCGTACGACGTACGCGCCGCCCGGGTCCGCGGCCGGATCAACGCCAACGGCCCGGACATCTACCACCACGGCACGGTCCAGCGTGACGTCTACTCCCTCTACGCGACGGTCCGCCAGGGCAACTCCGGCGGCCCGCTGCTCACCCCCGACGGCAAGGTCTACGGCGTGGTCTTCGCCAAGTCCCTCGACGACGCCGACACCGGGTACGCGCTGACCGCCGACGAGGTACGCGAGGACATCGAGCGCGGCCGCACCGCCAACCAGCAGGTCGACAGCCAGGAATGCGCACTGTGA
- a CDS encoding DUF4177 domain-containing protein, with protein MTKWEYSTVPLLVHATKQILDTWGEDGWELVQVVPGPNPEQLVAYLKREKA; from the coding sequence ATGACCAAGTGGGAATACTCGACCGTGCCCCTCCTCGTGCACGCGACGAAGCAGATTCTGGACACCTGGGGCGAGGACGGCTGGGAGCTCGTCCAGGTCGTCCCCGGTCCCAACCCCGAGCAGCTGGTGGCCTACCTGAAGCGGGAGAAGGCATGA
- a CDS encoding alpha/beta hydrolase — MTAPDTTPGSPVRIDGPWTHRDVAANGARFHIAELGDGPLVLLLHGFPQFWWTWRHQLTALADAGFRAVAMDLRGVGGSDRTPRGYDPANLALDITGVVRSLGEPDAALVGHDLGGYLAWTAAAMRPKLVRRLVVSSMPHPRRWRAAMLSDFSQSRAGSYVWGFQRPWLPERQLTADDGALVGRLMREWSGPRLPEDEVVDVYRRAMCIPSTAHCSIEPYRWMVRSMARPDGIQFNRRMKRPVRVPTLHLHGSLDPVMRTRSAAGSGEYVEAPYRWRLFDGLGHFPHEEDPVAFSAELVNWLRDPEPDR; from the coding sequence ATGACGGCCCCTGATACCACCCCTGGCAGCCCTGTCCGCATCGACGGTCCCTGGACCCACCGGGATGTGGCCGCCAACGGTGCCCGCTTCCACATCGCCGAGCTGGGCGACGGACCGCTCGTGCTCCTGCTGCACGGTTTCCCGCAGTTCTGGTGGACCTGGCGGCACCAGCTGACCGCGCTCGCCGACGCCGGTTTCCGTGCGGTGGCGATGGATCTGCGCGGGGTGGGCGGCAGCGATCGTACGCCCCGGGGTTACGACCCTGCCAACCTCGCCCTCGACATCACCGGCGTGGTGCGCTCCCTCGGCGAGCCGGACGCCGCCCTGGTCGGCCACGATCTGGGCGGCTATCTCGCCTGGACGGCCGCGGCTATGCGGCCCAAGCTGGTGCGCCGTCTCGTCGTCTCCTCGATGCCGCATCCGCGCCGCTGGCGCGCGGCGATGCTCTCCGACTTCTCCCAGTCGCGCGCCGGGTCGTACGTGTGGGGCTTCCAGCGCCCCTGGCTGCCGGAGCGTCAGCTCACCGCGGACGACGGCGCGCTGGTGGGCCGTCTGATGCGGGAGTGGTCCGGACCACGGCTGCCCGAGGACGAGGTGGTGGATGTCTACCGGCGGGCGATGTGCATTCCGTCGACGGCGCACTGCTCCATCGAGCCGTACCGTTGGATGGTGCGGTCGATGGCGCGCCCCGACGGCATCCAGTTCAACCGCCGGATGAAGCGTCCGGTGCGGGTGCCGACGCTGCATCTGCACGGTTCACTGGACCCGGTGATGCGTACACGCAGCGCGGCGGGCTCGGGCGAGTACGTCGAGGCGCCCTACCGCTGGCGCCTGTTCGACGGTTTGGGCCACTTCCCCCACGAGGAGGATCCCGTCGCCTTCTCCGCGGAACTGGTGAACTGGCTCAGGGACCCCGAGCCCGACCGCTGA